CAGCACGCGCACATGCCGAAGAAGACACGGGGGGCACAGTCGAGGAGGCAAGCAGTTGACCGCGCCCAGTACCTTCGGACTGAGCAGTGAAGCCCGTAACCTGCACTGGCTGTTGACCAACCTCGTGGAGGAAGTGCCAGGCATCCAGTCCGTCGCCGTCGTCTCCTCCGACGGCCTGCTCCTGCTCTCCTCGGACCCCGGCCGCAACGACGCGGCCCGCGAGGCCCGCGGAGCGAAACCCACCGGCCCGCGCGGCTCCTCCGCCGACCTCGCCACCATCGTCTCCGGCATCGGCAGCCTCACCATCGGGGCCGCCAAGCTGATGGAGTTCGGCGTGGTCAAGCACACCATGGTCGCCATGGACGAGGGCAGCCTCTTCGTCATGTCGATCAGCGACGGATCCCTCCTCGGAGTCCACGGCTCCGCCGACTGCGACATGAGCGTGGTGGCGTACCACATGGCGCTCTTCGTGGG
This window of the Streptomyces sp. NBC_01275 genome carries:
- a CDS encoding roadblock/LC7 domain-containing protein encodes the protein MTAPSTFGLSSEARNLHWLLTNLVEEVPGIQSVAVVSSDGLLLLSSDPGRNDAAREARGAKPTGPRGSSADLATIVSGIGSLTIGAAKLMEFGVVKHTMVAMDEGSLFVMSISDGSLLGVHGSADCDMSVVAYHMALFVGRAGHVLTPELRSELRKSLENDTGSDTQAEPTGSTR